Proteins encoded together in one Peribacillus asahii window:
- a CDS encoding LysE family transporter: MSLSILLSYILLGFTLAAPIGPVNSARLDKGIKNGFWHAWIVGVGSMIADGVFMLMVYLGMVHFLEVFIIQVFLWLFGAFILIYSGVESIFSANSLALADSRGRDSLFKCFLTGFIMSITSPLSILFWLGIYGSVLAKTAQVNGTESLLVYSSMIFLGLMLWDLVVAGLTTGFRKFLSLNSLRGISILSGLTLIGFGLYFGYQGITALL; the protein is encoded by the coding sequence TTGAGCTTGAGCATTTTATTAAGCTATATTTTGTTAGGATTTACGTTAGCAGCTCCCATCGGCCCCGTTAATTCAGCCCGTTTAGATAAAGGAATTAAAAACGGGTTTTGGCATGCATGGATTGTTGGAGTTGGCTCCATGATAGCAGATGGGGTATTTATGCTAATGGTTTATTTAGGAATGGTCCATTTTTTGGAAGTGTTTATCATCCAAGTATTCCTTTGGTTATTTGGAGCCTTTATACTTATTTATTCAGGAGTGGAAAGTATATTTAGTGCTAATTCACTTGCTCTTGCTGATAGCCGCGGAAGAGATTCATTATTCAAATGTTTTCTTACAGGCTTCATCATGTCTATTACAAGTCCCTTATCGATTCTTTTCTGGTTAGGAATCTACGGTTCTGTTTTAGCAAAAACGGCCCAAGTAAACGGAACAGAATCCCTGCTCGTTTATAGCAGTATGATCTTTCTTGGTTTAATGTTGTGGGACCTTGTCGTTGCTGGGCTAACAACCGGATTCCGAAAATTTTTAAGTCTTAACAGCTTAAGAGGTATATCCATCCTATCCGGATTAACGCTCATTGGATTTGGTTTATATTTTGGCTATCAAGGAATTACAGCTCTTCTTTAA
- a CDS encoding methyl-accepting chemotaxis protein: protein MKKSIQLKMIFIFSTIVLLSCLVTAYVSYHSSVQLVKDSLSQVATNITKQAVNIIDIDKYEQEITLDAGENDYYIELRTELNDLREKTGLTYLYTMSRHKTENGYDYFYMVDGMPIGDENASQLGDKEDPTTYPNIVKAFETGDLQIEMSNTKEYGGLITTYLPLKSSSGEVIGIVGADLNATEFYTSIASYKNKMITLTLIILLVSVTIVYLFTHYLIKPLKNLTNQAAKVGDGDLSIILETKRTDEIGILTTAFQQMLNDLKQIIQGINHNSIQLVDASNELVHHANEVKEGNQQIAITMNELSNGADKQAGSANQVSQTMQHFTSQLQEASNKGDELSQSSNKIIDLTTNGSDLMKESEKQMDMIHQEVIKSIEKVKKLDLQSKEISKLVQVILEISNQTNLLALNAAIEAARAGEHGKGFAVVAEEVRKLAEQASGSVGSIVNIVEGVQTESTETVTALQHSFTQVERGTEQIKITRETFNKINTFILNIQMQIQDISTNIHTLSKQSEEINYSLENSASIIEESTAGIEQTSASIQQSASAMNEIVSSSESIAKLAEELNDSVDHFKLH from the coding sequence ATGAAGAAAAGTATACAACTTAAAATGATTTTCATATTTTCTACCATTGTGTTGTTATCATGTTTGGTGACTGCTTATGTTAGTTATCATTCCTCTGTTCAGTTAGTGAAAGATTCTTTGAGTCAAGTAGCAACAAATATCACTAAGCAGGCCGTTAATATCATTGATATAGACAAGTACGAACAAGAAATCACATTGGATGCAGGGGAAAACGATTATTACATAGAATTACGTACAGAATTGAATGATTTAAGAGAAAAAACAGGATTAACCTATTTATATACGATGTCTCGTCACAAAACGGAAAATGGTTATGATTATTTTTATATGGTAGACGGTATGCCTATAGGCGATGAAAACGCATCACAACTAGGAGATAAAGAAGATCCTACTACTTATCCGAATATAGTGAAAGCTTTTGAAACAGGAGATTTACAAATTGAAATGTCCAATACAAAGGAGTATGGAGGTCTTATTACTACTTACCTCCCGCTCAAGTCTAGTTCCGGTGAAGTAATCGGTATAGTAGGTGCCGATTTAAATGCAACCGAATTCTATACTTCAATCGCTTCTTATAAGAACAAAATGATTACATTAACACTCATTATTTTATTAGTCAGTGTAACCATTGTTTATCTATTTACCCATTACCTTATTAAACCGTTAAAGAACTTAACTAATCAAGCTGCAAAAGTAGGCGATGGAGACCTTTCTATTATTCTAGAGACTAAAAGAACCGATGAAATTGGTATATTAACAACTGCCTTTCAACAAATGCTGAATGATTTAAAACAAATTATTCAAGGGATAAACCATAATTCTATTCAGTTAGTCGATGCATCTAATGAGCTAGTTCACCATGCAAATGAAGTAAAAGAAGGAAATCAACAGATCGCCATCACGATGAATGAATTATCAAATGGAGCAGATAAACAGGCCGGTTCTGCCAATCAGGTTTCTCAAACGATGCAGCATTTTACTAGTCAACTTCAGGAAGCAAGTAATAAAGGGGATGAACTAAGCCAGTCTTCAAATAAGATTATAGACTTAACAACTAACGGCTCTGACCTAATGAAAGAATCAGAGAAACAAATGGATATGATTCACCAAGAAGTAATAAAGTCTATTGAAAAAGTTAAAAAATTAGATTTGCAGTCAAAAGAAATTTCAAAGCTCGTTCAAGTAATTCTAGAAATCTCTAACCAAACAAATTTACTAGCATTAAATGCTGCAATCGAAGCAGCAAGAGCAGGAGAACACGGGAAAGGCTTTGCGGTCGTTGCTGAAGAAGTTCGTAAATTAGCGGAACAAGCATCAGGATCCGTCGGAAGTATTGTAAACATTGTTGAAGGTGTTCAAACTGAATCAACAGAAACGGTAACTGCCCTGCAACATAGCTTTACACAAGTTGAAAGAGGAACAGAGCAGATTAAAATAACGAGAGAAACATTTAATAAAATTAATACATTTATACTGAACATACAAATGCAGATACAAGATATATCAACAAATATCCATACTCTTTCCAAACAAAGTGAAGAAATCAATTATTCGCTCGAAAATAGCGCTTCAATAATAGAAGAGTCCACCGCAGGAATTGAGCAAACTTCAGCTTCCATTCAGCAATCAGCTAGTGCAATGAATGAGATTGTAAGCAGTTCCGAATCTATTGCAAAATTGGCGGAAGAATTAAATGATTCTGTTGATCATTTTAAATTACATTAA
- a CDS encoding Ger(x)C family spore germination protein, which translates to MSQNRYKAKQIFLLIFLVPLLTGCWDSREIEQRSTILAIGIDKAGPGAEEREAEVSHRKGDISIPEEHMIEITVQIAIPGRIPLGPQVGAGEKKPVLVVSVVGHTIEDAIYNLQQEIADEIFLGHLRLIVLSEEVAKEGVKRFNDYLRRNPEIRRTASIVVSKEKASKYMEVSPELERVPSLYLAEMVDSLVDLGKFPESFIGKFWSTFSSKGQDGYLPYFQIKEKKTIQINGLAYFQGDKMVGKTRPQEIGSFMAGIGAEKGGYPIFTDIPGNKEIALVQAVKRKTKIKASLKNGKPHILVKVRYEGKVSEKESPNVKIKKEEDIRALERGFSNTSQKSLSDLIAKTQKAKSDIFGFGEYFRGKFPEYWKQNVKTEEDWRNIYENLSYDVEVDTYIRHSGMKDK; encoded by the coding sequence GTGAGTCAAAACAGATATAAAGCGAAGCAAATATTCCTTTTGATTTTCTTAGTTCCCCTTCTTACTGGTTGTTGGGATAGTAGAGAAATTGAGCAGAGGTCTACCATATTAGCAATCGGCATAGATAAAGCTGGTCCAGGTGCAGAAGAACGGGAAGCAGAAGTAAGTCACAGGAAAGGAGATATATCGATACCAGAAGAGCATATGATAGAAATTACCGTTCAAATAGCGATACCTGGGCGGATTCCATTGGGACCACAAGTAGGTGCTGGAGAAAAAAAACCGGTATTGGTCGTGTCTGTTGTTGGACATACAATTGAAGATGCCATATACAATCTTCAACAAGAAATAGCGGATGAAATATTTTTAGGACACTTAAGATTGATTGTATTGAGCGAGGAAGTGGCAAAAGAAGGAGTGAAACGTTTTAATGATTACTTGAGACGCAATCCGGAAATTCGAAGAACAGCTTCCATTGTTGTGTCAAAAGAAAAAGCTTCAAAGTATATGGAGGTAAGTCCAGAGCTAGAACGTGTTCCCTCACTTTACTTGGCAGAAATGGTTGACAGTTTAGTTGACTTAGGGAAATTTCCTGAAAGTTTCATTGGTAAATTTTGGAGCACTTTCTCGAGTAAAGGGCAGGATGGATACCTTCCATATTTTCAAATTAAGGAAAAAAAAACCATACAAATTAATGGTCTAGCGTACTTTCAAGGGGATAAAATGGTGGGAAAGACAAGACCGCAGGAGATTGGCTCATTTATGGCTGGAATAGGTGCAGAAAAGGGAGGGTACCCCATTTTTACTGACATTCCCGGTAACAAAGAAATAGCATTAGTCCAAGCAGTCAAACGAAAAACAAAAATAAAAGCAAGTTTAAAAAATGGTAAGCCCCATATTTTGGTGAAAGTTCGCTACGAAGGTAAAGTTTCGGAAAAGGAAAGCCCGAATGTTAAGATAAAAAAAGAGGAAGATATTCGAGCTCTTGAAAGAGGGTTTTCAAATACTTCGCAAAAGTCATTGAGTGATTTAATTGCTAAAACACAAAAAGCAAAGTCTGATATTTTTGGGTTTGGCGAGTATTTCCGAGGGAAGTTTCCTGAATATTGGAAACAGAACGTTAAAACAGAAGAAGATTGGCGGAATATTTATGAGAATCTTTCCTATGATGTAGAAGTAGATACTTATATTCGTCACAGCGGCATGAAAGATAAATAA
- a CDS encoding LysE family transporter, whose amino-acid sequence MGIFFSYILLGLSLAAPIGPINAAQLDKGIQKGFWHAWILGLGAILADAVYMALVYLGVVHFLEMDFMKTFLWLFGFFVLTYTGIETVLNAGKLAIDKRETNDSHFSSFLSGFLMSISNPLTILFWLGIYGSVLANAADKYDIQHLILYSSAIFLGILCWDITMALVSSSFRRFLTPSILVLISALSGLSLICFGMYFAIQAAKILF is encoded by the coding sequence TTGGGTATTTTTTTTAGTTATATTTTATTAGGCTTGTCATTAGCTGCACCAATTGGTCCTATTAATGCCGCTCAATTAGACAAAGGCATCCAGAAAGGATTTTGGCACGCCTGGATATTAGGTTTGGGGGCTATATTAGCTGATGCAGTTTATATGGCTCTCGTTTATTTGGGAGTCGTTCACTTTTTGGAAATGGATTTTATGAAAACGTTTTTGTGGCTCTTTGGATTTTTTGTCCTCACTTATACAGGAATTGAAACTGTACTTAATGCAGGAAAATTGGCTATAGACAAGCGAGAGACAAACGACTCCCATTTTTCCTCTTTTTTATCAGGGTTCCTGATGTCGATTTCTAATCCTTTGACGATTTTGTTTTGGCTTGGCATTTATGGATCCGTTTTAGCTAATGCCGCCGACAAATATGATATTCAGCATTTAATTCTATACAGCTCTGCTATCTTCCTTGGTATTTTATGCTGGGATATTACGATGGCTCTCGTCTCGAGCAGCTTTCGAAGGTTTTTAACACCGTCTATCTTAGTCCTCATCTCTGCATTATCCGGATTATCTCTTATCTGTTTTGGCATGTATTTCGCTATCCAAGCGGCTAAGATTTTATTTTAA
- a CDS encoding YndM family protein: MKHVRALAIKFISSLVLLYMILGVAFDMSFWNVFLISLVLGVVSYLIGDLFILPKTNNTIATIADFGLAFLLIWLIGDSVTYGDDIVTAAFASAVGVALFEYFFHKYMDNQILIKEDDNRISTLRYQTEASEELTPRIPTRKYEDEDEL; the protein is encoded by the coding sequence ATGAAACATGTAAGAGCCCTAGCGATAAAATTTATTTCTAGTCTAGTTCTTTTATATATGATACTTGGAGTAGCATTCGACATGTCTTTTTGGAATGTATTTCTAATCAGCTTAGTCTTAGGAGTTGTTTCTTATTTAATTGGCGACTTATTTATTTTGCCTAAAACAAATAATACAATTGCAACAATTGCTGATTTCGGATTAGCCTTTTTATTAATTTGGTTGATAGGCGACAGCGTAACCTATGGAGATGATATAGTAACGGCTGCTTTCGCTTCAGCAGTAGGTGTAGCTCTATTTGAGTACTTCTTCCATAAATATATGGACAATCAGATTCTCATAAAAGAGGACGACAACCGAATTTCTACTTTACGATATCAAACAGAAGCTTCAGAAGAACTTACCCCAAGAATTCCAACTCGTAAATACGAGGATGAGGATGAGCTATAA
- a CDS encoding CLC_0170 family protein → MDDIRSINYLISILLVTGLLLLLTDVKAYKNAGLKKERKVTLILGWTHLSLSIILTLTAWVYRTWIW, encoded by the coding sequence ATGGACGATATCCGTTCAATTAACTATTTGATTAGCATTTTGTTGGTGACAGGGCTTTTGCTTTTGCTGACAGATGTAAAAGCCTATAAAAATGCAGGTTTAAAAAAAGAAAGAAAAGTTACGCTCATACTAGGTTGGACCCATCTTTCATTAAGCATTATTTTAACGCTGACAGCTTGGGTTTATCGGACTTGGATCTGGTAA
- a CDS encoding sigma-G-dependent sporulation-specific acid-soluble spore protein CsgA, translated as MDQSLGYLREILAGYTENDAMGKRIFDKISNRNYVTEGQFVEDLTQVENNYLNRVLVDAIKYANQEQDAERAHQLNEVYELLFI; from the coding sequence ATGGATCAATCATTAGGTTATTTACGAGAAATATTGGCTGGTTATACGGAAAATGATGCAATGGGAAAGAGAATTTTTGATAAAATTTCAAATCGTAATTACGTAACAGAAGGGCAGTTTGTTGAGGACTTAACGCAAGTGGAAAACAATTATCTTAATCGTGTATTGGTTGATGCAATTAAATACGCAAATCAGGAACAGGACGCTGAAAGAGCTCATCAATTAAACGAAGTGTACGAGCTGTTATTTATCTGA
- the asnA gene encoding aspartate--ammonia ligase: MDQTLVIPNGYKSKLNLMHTEIAINELKSHFEDHFARALNVIKVSAPLLVNEGTGINDNLNGIERTVSFQALDINNSQIEVVQSLAKWKRIALARYGFASGEGLYTNMNAIRRDEILDNLHSLYVDQWDWEKVILKEERNLHTLKTEVKQIYKAMKATENYMHEFHPALQPILPDDIYFITTQELEDLYPSLTPKQREDAITKEHKAVFVMQIGGALRSGEKHDGRSPDYDDWALNGDILFWNPLFERAFEVSSMGIRVDKKNLLKQLKLANNEERRVLAYHQAILSENLPYTIGGGIGQSRLCMFFLKKAHIGEVQASIWNHQILKECEENNITLL; the protein is encoded by the coding sequence ATGGATCAAACCTTGGTTATCCCCAATGGATATAAATCTAAACTTAATTTAATGCATACAGAAATTGCAATAAATGAATTAAAAAGTCATTTTGAAGATCATTTTGCAAGAGCACTCAACGTAATAAAGGTATCAGCCCCTTTACTAGTAAATGAAGGCACGGGAATAAATGATAACTTAAATGGAATAGAACGAACCGTTTCCTTTCAGGCCTTAGATATTAACAATTCACAAATTGAAGTCGTTCAATCTTTAGCAAAGTGGAAAAGGATAGCTCTTGCTAGATATGGATTTGCCTCTGGTGAAGGACTTTATACGAATATGAATGCCATTAGAAGAGACGAAATATTAGACAATCTCCACTCCCTATACGTCGATCAATGGGACTGGGAGAAAGTTATTTTAAAGGAAGAGCGCAACCTCCATACACTAAAAACAGAAGTTAAACAAATCTATAAAGCAATGAAAGCAACAGAAAACTATATGCACGAATTCCACCCCGCTCTCCAGCCAATCTTACCCGATGACATTTATTTTATTACCACTCAAGAACTTGAGGACTTGTACCCTTCACTCACTCCAAAGCAAAGAGAAGATGCAATCACTAAAGAACATAAAGCTGTTTTTGTTATGCAAATTGGCGGCGCCTTGCGCTCTGGAGAAAAACACGATGGACGTTCCCCGGATTACGATGACTGGGCATTAAACGGGGATATCTTATTCTGGAATCCACTATTTGAGAGAGCTTTTGAAGTGTCTTCCATGGGCATTCGGGTAGATAAAAAAAACCTATTAAAACAATTAAAATTGGCTAATAATGAGGAACGAAGAGTGCTAGCCTATCATCAAGCTATCTTAAGTGAAAATCTGCCTTATACAATAGGCGGCGGCATTGGTCAGTCTAGATTATGCATGTTCTTTCTGAAGAAAGCCCATATTGGTGAAGTTCAAGCCTCCATATGGAATCATCAAATTCTAAAAGAGTGTGAAGAAAACAACATCACCCTTTTATAG